In the Sus scrofa isolate TJ Tabasco breed Duroc chromosome 6, Sscrofa11.1, whole genome shotgun sequence genome, one interval contains:
- the GADD45A gene encoding growth arrest and DNA damage-inducible protein GADD45 alpha (The RefSeq protein has 2 substitutions compared to this genomic sequence) produces MTLEEFSAGEQKTERMDKVGDALEEVLSKALSQRTITVGVYEAAKLLNVDPDNVVLCLLAADEGDDRDVALQIHFTLIQAFCCENDIDILRVSNPGRLAELLLLETDAGPTASEGAEQPPDLHCVLVTNPHSSQWKDPTLSQLICFCRESRYMDQWVPVINLPER; encoded by the exons ATGACTTTGGAGGAATTCTCGGCTGGAGAGCAGAAGACTGAAAG GATGGATAAGGTGGGGGATGCCCTCGAAGAAGTGCTCAGCAAAGCCCTGAGTCAGCGCACAATCACCGTCGGGGTGTACGAGGCGGCCAAGCTGCTTAACGT CGACCCGGATAACGTGGTGCTGTGCCTGCTGGCGGCGGACGAGGACGACGACAGGGACGTGGCTCTGCAGATCCACTTCACCCTGATCCAAGCGTTTTGCTGTGAGAACGACATCGACATCCTACGAGTCAGCAACCCCGGCCGGCTGGCCGAGCTCCTGCTCCTGGAGACGGACGCGGGCCCCACCGCGAGCGAGGGCGCAGAGCAGCCCCCGGACCTGCACTGCGTGCTGGTGACG AATCCACATTCATCGCAGTGGAAGGATCCTGCCTTAAGTCAACTTATTTGTTTTTGCCGGGAAAGTCGCTACATGGATCAGTGGGTTCCAGTGATTAATCTTCCTGAACGGTGA